From Xanthobacter dioxanivorans, a single genomic window includes:
- a CDS encoding type IV secretory system conjugative DNA transfer family protein: MGDAAVIIGFMLVLFGLGLYFYVGGLGGIIGSLSANRTIESARRREHVHSTAAVRADSLSSQPPASAGAGFSRPDILAAIDKKYSNDLTPIEIRVADLVPGLISRVSLERMGIAMADELATFKKIYNNKDDGMDRLIGDTQESYLRKIAAGALEDAVLTRTLTDFKDNERAVLRLTEILHALGEVSARERMEIFAPIVWNEGKCLVRSDVPGFRSGDRLEALRERLGKLLLGHFGETVASAERLQARLRAVLAQPGRVGEGDRAVLERYLFAGARWLAPDSSASSLAPQGTNSRTVLRLGAFEDGGDLLYDLPQSLTTIGMPGSGKSQTQVARNLLHYRGGAVVVDLKGELFDMTGGWRHAEVGPVQCFAPDRPEISATFNPLDWVRGDPIYAWDDAERLADLLVVKTKEAKDPYWEQRGLSLVTTALSYTAIAAPPEQRNMSHVLNQLYAISEDEDRQKWAAALAETGVEQLRLEAKAFRDMPQNQREGVFENARTQLRVWISPAIKAISHTSSINTLGLRTGATLYLCVRDEDLERYATVLRPLIGLSMRDLMFGGPDREAPVVTFFIDEAPRLGRMDILESMIDIGRGYGLRVWLLAQNIGQFRERYKNADGMIGNCMVRCYMNPDEEDAQRLSRLLNEREGLLDGRRKALVEPWQLSGPEYADKIIAFIAKNHPARLTKVMPQDDLVCSGRIGWPLGQAEKDGVLLTILPTSRSQAGVQN; this comes from the coding sequence ATGGGTGATGCTGCCGTCATCATCGGCTTCATGCTCGTGCTGTTCGGCCTCGGACTGTATTTCTATGTCGGCGGTCTCGGCGGCATCATCGGATCGCTTTCGGCAAACCGCACCATCGAATCCGCCCGCCGCCGGGAACACGTGCACAGCACCGCTGCCGTGCGCGCGGACAGCCTGTCTTCCCAGCCCCCCGCTTCGGCGGGGGCTGGATTTTCACGGCCCGACATTCTTGCGGCCATCGACAAAAAATATTCCAATGACCTCACCCCCATCGAGATCCGCGTGGCGGACCTGGTGCCGGGGCTAATCTCGCGCGTCTCGCTGGAACGCATGGGCATCGCCATGGCCGACGAGCTGGCGACGTTCAAGAAGATCTACAATAACAAAGATGACGGGATGGATCGCCTGATCGGCGACACTCAGGAATCCTATCTGCGTAAGATCGCGGCCGGGGCGTTGGAAGATGCGGTGCTGACGCGCACCCTGACCGATTTCAAGGACAACGAACGCGCGGTACTCCGCCTGACCGAGATACTGCACGCCCTCGGCGAGGTGAGCGCGCGCGAGCGCATGGAAATCTTCGCCCCCATCGTGTGGAATGAGGGCAAATGCCTCGTGCGCTCCGATGTGCCGGGTTTCCGTAGCGGGGACCGACTAGAGGCACTGCGTGAACGCCTGGGAAAGCTGCTATTGGGGCATTTTGGCGAGACCGTTGCGTCAGCGGAACGCCTACAGGCGCGCTTGCGCGCGGTTTTGGCCCAGCCGGGGCGGGTCGGCGAAGGGGATCGAGCCGTGCTCGAGCGCTATTTGTTCGCCGGAGCCCGTTGGCTAGCGCCTGATTCCTCTGCCTCTTCCCTTGCGCCGCAAGGAACGAACAGCAGGACCGTGCTGCGGCTAGGCGCCTTCGAAGACGGCGGCGATCTCCTGTACGACTTGCCGCAAAGCCTCACCACCATCGGCATGCCTGGCTCGGGCAAATCGCAAACCCAGGTCGCAAGGAACCTGCTGCATTACCGGGGCGGTGCCGTGGTGGTTGACCTGAAGGGCGAACTTTTCGACATGACGGGCGGCTGGCGTCATGCGGAAGTCGGGCCGGTGCAATGTTTCGCTCCGGATCGGCCAGAGATCTCCGCCACGTTCAATCCCCTGGATTGGGTGCGCGGCGATCCGATATATGCTTGGGACGACGCCGAGCGCCTGGCCGATCTTCTGGTGGTCAAGACCAAGGAGGCAAAAGACCCTTATTGGGAGCAGCGAGGCCTTTCCCTGGTGACCACGGCATTGTCTTACACCGCAATCGCCGCTCCGCCAGAACAGCGCAATATGAGCCACGTACTCAACCAGCTGTACGCCATCTCCGAGGACGAGGACCGCCAGAAATGGGCGGCCGCCTTGGCGGAAACCGGGGTAGAACAGCTGCGTTTAGAAGCTAAAGCGTTCCGCGACATGCCGCAGAACCAGCGGGAAGGCGTGTTCGAGAATGCGCGCACACAGCTGCGGGTGTGGATTTCCCCGGCGATCAAAGCCATCAGCCACACCAGCTCCATCAATACCCTGGGCCTGCGCACCGGCGCCACGCTTTACCTGTGCGTTCGGGACGAAGATCTGGAACGCTATGCGACCGTGCTGCGGCCTCTCATCGGCCTCTCCATGCGCGATCTCATGTTCGGAGGCCCTGACCGTGAAGCGCCGGTCGTCACCTTCTTCATTGACGAGGCGCCCCGCCTCGGCCGCATGGACATCCTGGAATCCATGATCGACATCGGTCGGGGCTACGGCCTGCGAGTCTGGCTTCTGGCCCAAAATATCGGCCAGTTCCGCGAGCGCTACAAAAATGCCGATGGCATGATCGGCAATTGCATGGTGCGCTGCTACATGAATCCGGACGAGGAAGACGCGCAGCGGCTCTCCCGACTTCTCAATGAACGCGAAGGGCTTCTTGACGGACGTCGGAAGGCGCTCGTTGAGCCATGGCAACTGAGCGGTCCAGAGTATGCGGATAAGATTATTGCCTTCATTGCCAAGAATCACCCTGCTCGCTTGACCAAGGTGATGCCGCAGGATGATCTGGTGTGCTCCGGCCGCATCGGCTGGCCCCTGGGCCAGGCGGAGAAGGATGGAGTGTTGCTCACAATACTCCCCACGAGCCGGTCTCAGGCGGGGGTACAAAACTAA
- a CDS encoding MobA/MobL family protein has protein sequence MPVAPASVIDWLCQAEDTSRANARIIDKVTLALPRELNAAQRVQLVRSFAEDVTMGKAPWLAAYHDKGKDESNPHCHLIIRDRDPETGKRVMGMSEHGSTQRLRLAWERHANAALELAGRQERIDHRTLKAQGIDRAPTIHEGPKARAMEGRGARPVSRERAARNMAKCRTRTRRINYPQIDGSRSRPGYNRMVREGASDFWAAVDADQQQRELGALRRIHHPEPSMDSGGVVVLQTPQKQGIGAGSHLLPISDTLSVPSGSFSVNFRPTVFQPTSNGVAGRKAQDEAADGFARSIQPTVNPLYHGVEIGQLLSFDKEKSMSIEDDILRRHRFELVNAQVNADKAKSSYDQLMKRSFLDPIEAERKMNNFSKHNSDDKFYNLLRNNERKNEFGRRPGSLMSKDFFKSGASERRKDSWLARRDLPDAVRDHREAQKRLNIAKAAYDTSLDRQRTAAAAPSTERAPHVAREPAAPAQSPSIRPPEPHRAPHVVAQPLPQKAPSATPPTPQAQRAPHMATQPNRAPGIQATPAAPAPITSGSAPTPAVTPQQMAAKTVVPKKDKEFQP, from the coding sequence ATGCCGGTTGCGCCCGCATCCGTCATCGACTGGTTGTGCCAGGCAGAAGACACGTCACGCGCGAATGCACGCATCATCGACAAGGTCACGCTTGCGCTTCCACGTGAGCTCAATGCTGCGCAACGAGTGCAGCTTGTGCGGTCCTTCGCCGAGGATGTGACAATGGGGAAAGCGCCCTGGCTGGCGGCCTATCACGATAAGGGCAAGGACGAGAGCAATCCCCATTGTCACCTGATCATCCGGGACCGTGATCCGGAGACGGGCAAGCGGGTAATGGGCATGAGCGAGCATGGCTCGACCCAGCGCCTGCGTCTCGCGTGGGAGCGCCACGCGAATGCCGCCCTTGAGCTCGCCGGGCGGCAAGAGCGCATCGACCATCGTACTCTGAAAGCCCAGGGCATCGACCGGGCACCTACCATTCACGAAGGCCCGAAGGCCCGAGCGATGGAGGGGCGTGGCGCCCGGCCGGTTTCGCGTGAGCGCGCCGCTCGCAATATGGCTAAGTGCCGGACCCGCACGCGGCGGATCAATTACCCCCAGATCGACGGGTCACGCTCCCGGCCCGGATACAATCGCATGGTAAGGGAGGGGGCTAGCGATTTTTGGGCTGCGGTCGACGCAGATCAGCAGCAGCGGGAGTTGGGAGCATTGCGCAGAATTCATCATCCTGAGCCGTCAATGGACAGTGGTGGTGTCGTTGTGCTCCAAACCCCGCAGAAGCAGGGAATAGGTGCTGGCTCGCATCTCCTCCCGATATCGGACACACTCAGCGTCCCAAGCGGCTCGTTTAGCGTCAATTTCCGCCCAACCGTCTTCCAGCCAACGTCGAATGGGGTTGCAGGACGGAAGGCGCAAGATGAAGCGGCCGATGGCTTCGCCCGAAGCATACAACCAACGGTCAATCCACTCTATCATGGTGTAGAAATAGGGCAGTTACTCTCTTTTGACAAGGAAAAATCGATGTCTATAGAAGATGATATTCTAAGAAGGCATAGATTCGAACTGGTAAATGCTCAAGTTAATGCCGATAAAGCGAAGTCTAGCTACGATCAATTGATGAAAAGATCTTTTTTAGATCCGATAGAAGCAGAAAGAAAAATGAACAATTTTTCAAAGCATAATAGTGACGATAAATTTTACAATTTATTACGTAATAACGAAAGAAAAAATGAATTTGGCAGACGTCCAGGAAGCCTTATGTCAAAGGATTTTTTCAAATCAGGAGCTTCTGAGAGGAGGAAGGACTCCTGGCTGGCGCGTAGAGATCTGCCTGATGCTGTTCGCGATCACCGAGAGGCGCAGAAGCGTTTAAATATCGCTAAGGCGGCCTATGACACTTCCTTAGATCGGCAACGAACCGCCGCAGCGGCGCCCTCAACAGAGCGCGCGCCTCATGTGGCGCGGGAACCTGCCGCACCTGCTCAATCTCCATCTATCCGGCCTCCGGAACCCCATCGCGCTCCGCACGTAGTGGCGCAGCCTCTGCCGCAGAAAGCGCCATCAGCGACACCGCCAACCCCGCAAGCCCAACGAGCGCCGCACATGGCGACGCAACCAAATCGGGCTCCTGGTATCCAAGCCACGCCTGCCGCGCCCGCGCCAATAACGTCAGGTTCCGCCCCAACTCCGGCCGTCACTCCCCAGCAGATGGCCGCAAAGACAGTTGTGCCTAAGAAGGACAAGGAGTTTCAGCCGTAG
- a CDS encoding DNA methyltransferase, producing the protein MRLMRRMPAASVDFILTDPPYLCRYRDRSGRTVRNDDNARWLAPAFAEMHRLLKPDSLCVSFYGWHQVDTFMAAWRATGFRPVGHLVFRKGYASSVRYLRHEHEQAYLLAKGAPDLSGAAIGDVREWVYTGNRHHPTEKPVEVLQPLIEALCPAGGLVLDPFCGSGSTLVAARRCGRAFTGMELDYRHYRTARQRVAALQGS; encoded by the coding sequence GTGCGGCTCATGCGCCGGATGCCCGCGGCCAGCGTGGACTTCATCCTGACCGATCCGCCCTACCTGTGCCGCTACCGGGACCGCAGCGGCCGGACCGTCCGCAACGACGACAACGCCCGCTGGCTGGCTCCCGCGTTCGCCGAGATGCACCGGCTCCTGAAACCCGACAGCCTGTGCGTCAGCTTCTACGGCTGGCACCAGGTGGACACGTTCATGGCCGCCTGGCGCGCCACCGGGTTCCGGCCGGTCGGGCACCTGGTGTTCCGCAAGGGCTATGCTTCCTCGGTCCGCTACCTGCGGCACGAGCACGAGCAAGCCTATCTGCTGGCCAAGGGCGCCCCCGATCTGTCCGGCGCCGCCATCGGCGACGTGCGCGAGTGGGTCTATACCGGCAACCGCCATCACCCCACGGAAAAGCCCGTGGAGGTCCTGCAACCGCTCATCGAGGCGCTGTGCCCCGCCGGGGGCCTGGTCCTGGATCCGTTCTGCGGCTCGGGCTCGACCTTGGTGGCGGCCCGCCGGTGCGGACGCGCGTTCACCGGCATGGAGCTGGACTACCGGCACTACCGCACGGCGCGGCAACGGGTGGCAGCCCTGCAAGGAAGCTGA